In Mucilaginibacter boryungensis, a single window of DNA contains:
- a CDS encoding FecR family protein: MDNADFRVTYLLKLYLRKQASHEEIAELLDLLELSSVEEISGVLEEYWEQLDISASFFETPKSEEIYKRIIQQKNKPAGFKPGFLMAWFSIAASILFIAGGAYYLVSRHAPVATAVQAKVVLAHDALPGSEKAILTLGNGETIDLDSASKGMVTLRGNIQIVKKDDGQINYQPANTALQKQKIEINTVTTPRGGTYHIVLPDGSNVWLNAASQIKFPTAFIGPQRRIELNGEAYFEVAKNPAMPFIVKVNAEEVKVLGTHFNIMAYDDEQSLRTTLLEGAVMLTTRNISYTLHPGNQAVLAKDGNLKMIENADIGASIAWKEGLFQFKDENIANILRQAARWYNLDVSYQGKVPLKQFTGKISRNIKLSEMLSMFKYAGINFDIEGNHITVLEPDNHKNNY; encoded by the coding sequence ATGGATAATGCCGATTTCAGGGTAACCTATTTGTTAAAACTGTATCTCCGGAAACAAGCCTCGCATGAAGAAATTGCCGAGCTGCTTGATCTATTGGAGTTATCTTCAGTAGAAGAAATCTCTGGCGTTTTAGAAGAGTATTGGGAGCAGTTGGACATATCGGCATCATTTTTTGAAACACCTAAAAGCGAAGAAATATACAAACGCATTATCCAACAGAAAAATAAACCGGCGGGTTTTAAGCCGGGTTTTTTAATGGCTTGGTTTAGTATTGCAGCCAGCATTTTATTTATAGCGGGTGGAGCATATTATTTAGTATCGCGTCATGCCCCGGTAGCAACTGCTGTACAGGCTAAAGTTGTATTGGCACATGATGCCCTGCCCGGTAGCGAGAAGGCGATATTAACCCTGGGCAATGGCGAAACTATCGATCTTGATTCGGCCAGTAAAGGTATGGTTACGCTTCGCGGCAATATACAAATTGTAAAAAAAGACGACGGACAGATAAATTATCAACCGGCTAATACGGCATTACAGAAACAAAAAATAGAAATTAATACAGTGACCACCCCCCGTGGCGGCACTTATCATATTGTTTTACCAGATGGTAGCAATGTTTGGCTAAATGCTGCCTCACAGATCAAATTCCCGACAGCATTTATAGGCCCGCAGCGCCGGATAGAGCTTAATGGGGAGGCTTATTTCGAAGTGGCAAAAAATCCGGCTATGCCTTTTATTGTAAAAGTTAATGCTGAAGAAGTAAAGGTTTTAGGTACTCATTTTAATATTATGGCCTATGATGATGAGCAATCGCTCCGAACTACTTTGCTTGAAGGGGCCGTTATGCTTACTACCAGGAACATAAGCTATACACTCCATCCTGGAAATCAGGCTGTTTTGGCTAAGGATGGAAATTTGAAAATGATTGAAAATGCCGATATCGGTGCATCCATAGCGTGGAAGGAAGGCCTCTTTCAGTTTAAAGACGAAAACATTGCAAATATATTGCGGCAGGCTGCACGCTGGTACAATCTGGATGTATCTTATCAGGGTAAGGTGCCGCTAAAACAGTTCACGGGTAAAATATCACGCAATATTAAGTTAAGCGAAATGCTGAGCATGTTTAAATATGCGGGGATTAACTTTGATATAGAAGGCAATCATATTACCGTACTTGAACCGGATAACCATAAAAATAATTACTAA
- a CDS encoding SusC/RagA family TonB-linked outer membrane protein, protein MNFNTKAIPKALLWVRQVSLAIKLTAIVLLAAFTQLSAKSYSQNVTIHAKHLSVVTFINIIEKQTPYHFLFDKADLPAGNDFDIDVTNATVDETLKQFFKNQPVTYKIFQQNIVLKKAESLPAKNKVIIQPVKGVVTDSKGATLPGVSIKVKGTIIGVVTDIEGKYTINVPDANAILVFTYVGFDSKEEVVGTRTQINVTLTDNVSSLNEVVVTGYGGTTKKRDLTGAITTVNAAQIAERQPINLYDALQGQAAGVLIMNDSGEPGAEGTIQIRGASTFSTTGGNTPLFVIDGVISTDAAAINPNDIETVEILKDAASSSIYGARAANGVILITTKRGKEGKPKLDVQMAHVFGKISHTISQANSADLRLWRKIQNPTSSGAGASTDSLNPAYNSDNYLEDMLLGNVAQKNDVKFSVSGGQKGLTYYGSLNYLDDRGIALNTSAKRGQSRINVDFQATPKLKYSTSLTTQWNKSQNWSTGGSLTPVFDRPNNLRIYLPDGSLTSYTSSKRNPIANVLLEKNETQSYRGQFNNILDYYILPSLKITGIGNAQLDNSQNIYFQPQFLDDNGNENRGKNELDKTINWQLQAFLNYNKTFGKNHNITGLFGWSAERSRYDDFYDEGIPASFISEKIYVFNGSNIDITKSFTTANAHSTQSIFGRVGYSYKGTYIFSGTYRRDGSSRFGPESKWGNFFSGSVAWRFTDEPFLKFTKSFLDDGKLRASIGQQGNDGIGNYESASLINFDQSYNLIGGGTTATKLGNSEIQWENTVQQDYGLELSFLKGRLGFTADYYVKATNHLLADRQIPKETGFSTVRVNVGDIQNKGMELSVNGSPVVTRNFKWNVIGNISFQRGVVKSLFNHQSFVTSDNRHLIQEGGRLGDFYGWKQLGIYRWDASNAYSDNWTRLEPVNVSADGKTAQYYTLNGVKYTGTIHNLYGPAGKLVGGDTEWQNANRDSLIDDGDRQIIGNATPKYFLGLGNTFTYKSISFSFNINATVGGQVYNAFSENLSTFGSSNGTAFPLAIYTAWRKQGDIALYPYFPYKDTHGDQKKGNNSFYLEDATFIRLASMRINWSVPLKTISKIGFKGLNAYVYGINLLTFTDYTGFDPEFSSDVLSPGVDGGRYPKRREFGLGLNITL, encoded by the coding sequence ATGAATTTTAATACTAAGGCCATACCCAAGGCGTTGCTTTGGGTGCGACAAGTTTCGCTGGCCATAAAGTTAACCGCCATAGTTTTATTGGCGGCCTTTACGCAATTAAGCGCAAAAAGCTATAGTCAAAATGTAACCATCCATGCGAAACATTTATCTGTAGTTACATTTATTAACATCATTGAAAAGCAAACCCCGTATCATTTTTTATTTGACAAAGCTGATTTGCCTGCAGGCAACGACTTTGATATTGATGTAACCAATGCTACGGTTGATGAAACCTTAAAACAATTTTTTAAGAACCAGCCGGTTACTTATAAAATTTTTCAACAGAACATTGTGTTGAAAAAAGCAGAAAGTTTGCCAGCCAAAAATAAAGTAATAATCCAGCCTGTTAAGGGCGTTGTTACTGACAGTAAGGGTGCTACCCTGCCCGGCGTAAGTATCAAGGTAAAAGGAACGATCATTGGTGTAGTAACTGACATTGAGGGTAAATATACTATTAACGTTCCGGACGCTAACGCTATACTGGTATTCACTTACGTTGGTTTTGATTCAAAAGAAGAAGTTGTAGGCACCCGCACACAAATAAATGTTACGCTGACGGATAACGTTAGCAGCTTGAACGAAGTGGTAGTAACCGGTTATGGGGGTACTACTAAAAAAAGGGACCTTACCGGGGCCATTACCACAGTAAATGCCGCTCAGATAGCTGAACGCCAGCCGATTAACCTTTATGACGCTCTACAAGGCCAGGCAGCCGGCGTACTGATAATGAATGATAGCGGTGAACCGGGTGCCGAAGGAACCATCCAGATCCGCGGTGCTTCAACTTTTTCTACAACAGGTGGTAATACCCCATTATTTGTAATTGACGGTGTAATTTCTACCGATGCGGCAGCTATTAATCCCAATGATATTGAAACGGTGGAGATACTGAAAGATGCGGCTTCATCGTCTATTTATGGTGCCCGTGCTGCAAACGGGGTGATCCTGATCACCACCAAGCGGGGTAAAGAAGGTAAACCAAAACTTGATGTGCAAATGGCCCATGTTTTTGGAAAGATATCACATACTATTTCCCAGGCAAATTCGGCCGATCTTCGTCTGTGGCGTAAAATACAAAACCCCACCAGTAGTGGTGCAGGGGCGTCAACAGATTCGCTGAACCCGGCATATAATTCTGATAATTATTTGGAAGATATGCTGTTGGGCAATGTAGCACAAAAGAACGACGTGAAATTTAGTGTTAGCGGTGGCCAAAAAGGGTTAACATATTATGGCAGCCTTAACTACCTGGATGATAGGGGTATTGCGCTAAATACCAGTGCGAAAAGAGGTCAGTCCAGAATCAATGTTGATTTTCAGGCAACACCCAAATTAAAGTACTCGACCAGCCTGACAACTCAATGGAACAAAAGCCAGAACTGGAGCACGGGAGGATCGCTGACGCCAGTATTTGACCGGCCTAATAACCTCCGGATATACTTGCCTGACGGCTCGCTAACCAGTTATACATCCTCGAAGCGCAACCCGATAGCGAATGTGTTGCTGGAGAAAAATGAAACCCAATCCTACCGGGGCCAGTTCAATAATATATTGGATTATTACATCCTCCCAAGTTTAAAAATTACCGGTATAGGCAATGCGCAATTAGACAATTCGCAAAATATCTATTTCCAACCTCAGTTCCTGGATGACAATGGTAACGAGAACCGTGGAAAAAACGAACTGGACAAAACTATTAACTGGCAATTGCAGGCTTTCCTTAATTACAATAAAACTTTTGGTAAAAATCATAATATCACCGGTTTATTTGGCTGGAGTGCAGAGCGCAGCCGGTATGATGATTTTTATGATGAAGGCATACCAGCTTCGTTTATCAGTGAAAAGATATATGTTTTTAACGGCAGTAATATTGATATTACCAAAAGCTTTACAACCGCAAATGCCCATTCTACCCAATCTATTTTTGGCAGGGTAGGTTATAGCTATAAAGGTACTTATATCTTTTCTGGTACTTATCGCCGCGATGGTTCTTCGCGATTTGGGCCTGAAAGCAAGTGGGGCAACTTTTTCTCAGGCTCAGTGGCATGGCGTTTTACAGACGAGCCGTTCCTTAAGTTCACCAAGTCGTTTTTAGATGATGGAAAACTCAGAGCCAGTATTGGCCAGCAAGGTAACGATGGTATAGGTAACTATGAATCGGCTTCACTGATCAATTTCGACCAATCCTACAATTTAATTGGCGGTGGAACTACTGCTACAAAATTAGGTAACAGTGAAATACAGTGGGAAAATACAGTGCAGCAGGACTATGGACTTGAATTATCGTTTTTAAAAGGACGGTTGGGTTTTACTGCCGACTATTATGTTAAAGCGACTAATCACTTATTAGCCGACCGCCAGATACCCAAAGAAACCGGGTTCAGCACGGTTCGGGTTAATGTGGGCGATATTCAAAACAAAGGGATGGAATTGTCGGTGAACGGATCGCCGGTTGTTACCAGGAACTTTAAATGGAACGTAATAGGTAATATCTCCTTCCAAAGAGGAGTGGTTAAGTCTTTGTTTAACCATCAGTCATTTGTTACCTCTGATAATCGCCACTTAATACAGGAGGGCGGCAGACTTGGCGATTTTTACGGCTGGAAACAACTGGGAATTTATCGCTGGGACGCCTCTAACGCATATAGTGATAATTGGACCCGCCTGGAGCCGGTGAATGTCTCGGCAGATGGCAAAACAGCCCAATACTACACTTTGAATGGCGTAAAGTACACAGGCACCATTCATAACCTGTACGGACCGGCCGGAAAACTGGTAGGCGGCGATACAGAGTGGCAAAATGCCAACCGGGATAGTCTGATAGACGATGGGGACCGTCAGATAATAGGGAATGCTACTCCCAAGTATTTTCTGGGATTAGGCAATACATTTACTTATAAAAGCATTTCGTTTTCGTTTAATATAAACGCCACCGTTGGCGGGCAGGTATATAATGCTTTTTCAGAAAACCTATCCACCTTCGGCTCATCCAATGGTACCGCATTTCCTTTAGCCATTTATACAGCATGGAGGAAACAGGGTGACATTGCATTATATCCATATTTCCCATATAAAGATACCCATGGTGACCAGAAGAAAGGGAATAACAGCTTTTACCTGGAGGATGCCACTTTCATCAGACTGGCCAGCATGCGTATCAATTGGAGTGTACCGCTCAAAACAATCAGCAAAATTGGCTTCAAAGGGCTGAACGCCTATGTGTACGGTATCAACCTGCTCACATTTACAGATTATACCGGGTTTGATCCTGAATTTTCTTCGGATGTATTATCGCCGGGGGTTGATGGCGGGCGTTATCCAAAACGACGCGAGTTTGGCTTAGGTTTAAATATTACATTATAA
- a CDS encoding RagB/SusD family nutrient uptake outer membrane protein, with amino-acid sequence MKKVITCLTCIIVLLCSCSKSFLEEEPLASVSVAQFYQSAKDITAAMSGMYGSFQQNMMGEKQFYNRMTYWGEARSDNYERGGNSGNKENEMQLNSLTASNDWADWTPLYRTIGLANLLIKYIPQAAQLETNKALVTPAINNNNMAQAYAMRAVCYFYIVRNWGDAVIRTEPYQDITREAASPRSPKNDVFDKVIIPDLLQAYSLIDKSSNTTWYISEGAICATLVDVYMWRKDYPNAIKWFQNLAKAKSPTGKVYGATAITDLQPQATWNAMFTSPTTSIETIWNINWDFSTNACACMAGVSTSPNNTPIIIDLGIFTNWPLTNPTDIRVKATFDINKKERDRMWKYYVGTYGPPGAGGVTGTYTVAAAAMATTVNVYPVMYRLGDQYLLYAEALNKTGDKVNSLKYLNFIRNRAGLPSYLATDPAVATPDLLEDVIIQERQWELFGEGKRWFDLVRTDHVIKIMDPVVKRRQILAGIDPASATGWGTDLRKYLWPLHRNVLNSNKLLVQNPPYSD; translated from the coding sequence ATGAAAAAAGTAATTACATGTCTCACTTGCATAATAGTATTATTATGTAGCTGTAGTAAATCATTTCTGGAAGAAGAGCCCCTGGCTTCGGTTAGCGTGGCCCAGTTTTATCAGTCAGCCAAAGACATCACAGCAGCCATGTCAGGAATGTACGGTTCATTCCAGCAGAACATGATGGGCGAAAAGCAATTTTATAACCGGATGACCTATTGGGGTGAAGCCCGCTCTGATAATTATGAGCGCGGCGGAAACTCGGGTAATAAGGAGAACGAAATGCAATTAAACAGCCTGACAGCAAGTAACGATTGGGCGGACTGGACCCCGTTGTACCGCACAATTGGTTTGGCTAACCTGCTTATCAAATATATTCCGCAAGCAGCGCAGTTAGAAACAAATAAGGCTTTGGTTACGCCTGCCATCAACAACAATAATATGGCACAGGCTTATGCCATGCGCGCTGTTTGTTATTTCTATATAGTTAGGAATTGGGGCGACGCAGTGATCAGGACAGAGCCGTATCAGGACATTACACGTGAAGCTGCCAGCCCACGTTCACCTAAAAATGACGTATTCGATAAGGTTATCATACCCGACCTGCTTCAAGCTTATAGCCTGATCGACAAATCCAGTAATACTACCTGGTATATTAGCGAAGGTGCTATCTGCGCTACATTGGTAGATGTTTATATGTGGCGCAAAGATTATCCAAATGCGATAAAATGGTTCCAAAACCTGGCTAAGGCAAAAAGCCCTACCGGCAAGGTTTATGGTGCCACAGCCATTACCGATTTGCAGCCCCAGGCTACGTGGAATGCTATGTTTACCAGCCCTACTACCAGTATAGAAACCATATGGAACATTAATTGGGATTTCTCTACCAATGCTTGTGCCTGCATGGCCGGGGTGTCAACTTCGCCAAATAATACACCCATCATTATCGATTTAGGGATCTTTACCAACTGGCCACTCACCAACCCTACAGATATCAGGGTAAAAGCCACTTTTGATATTAACAAAAAAGAGCGTGACAGAATGTGGAAATATTATGTGGGTACTTATGGCCCTCCGGGGGCCGGGGGTGTAACAGGTACCTATACCGTTGCGGCTGCGGCTATGGCAACTACAGTTAATGTTTACCCGGTTATGTACCGTTTGGGCGACCAATATTTACTTTATGCCGAAGCCCTCAATAAAACTGGTGACAAGGTCAATTCCCTTAAATATTTAAACTTTATCCGCAATCGGGCCGGTTTACCATCTTATTTGGCAACAGACCCAGCGGTAGCCACCCCCGACTTGCTGGAGGACGTAATTATCCAGGAAAGGCAATGGGAGTTATTCGGCGAAGGGAAAAGGTGGTTCGATCTTGTTCGTACCGATCACGTAATTAAAATTATGGATCCGGTAGTAAAAAGAAGACAAATTTTGGCAGGTATCGATCCGGCAAGTGCGACCGGCTGGGGGACTGATTTGAGAAAATACCTTTGGCCGCTCCATCGCAATGTATTGAATTCAAACAAATTATTGGTTCAAAATCCACCCTATTCAGATTAA
- a CDS encoding outer membrane beta-barrel protein, giving the protein MKKYIVLFVFLACCQWLMAQDVSYTIQGGANLPSINPAAPQSGGGGSEAHLTFQFGGLVDIAFKQVSLETGLLLNGKGNRSTTTEYLTSNGNPVPYSLTHLTSITYLELPVNLFYHKSYKAGVFYAGGGPYIARAIWGSFLSKSRINTYYNRFTTTNMDFGSGDDQIRPMDYGLNFAAGLKMPCGVKLGLNYGLGLNNLATGLSSKNRVGSLVVGYQFK; this is encoded by the coding sequence ATGAAAAAATATATAGTACTTTTTGTTTTCCTGGCTTGTTGCCAATGGCTAATGGCCCAGGACGTAAGTTATACAATACAGGGTGGCGCTAACTTGCCTTCCATCAACCCCGCTGCCCCGCAAAGCGGTGGGGGTGGTTCAGAAGCGCATCTTACCTTTCAGTTTGGAGGACTGGTAGATATTGCATTTAAACAAGTTAGCCTTGAAACCGGATTGCTATTAAATGGTAAAGGTAACCGTTCAACTACTACAGAGTATCTAACCTCCAACGGCAACCCCGTGCCCTATAGCTTAACACACCTTACCAGTATTACTTACCTGGAATTGCCTGTTAACCTGTTTTACCATAAAAGTTATAAAGCCGGAGTTTTTTATGCTGGTGGCGGCCCATATATTGCACGCGCAATATGGGGTTCTTTCTTAAGCAAAAGCAGAATTAACACTTATTACAATCGTTTCACAACAACTAATATGGATTTTGGAAGCGGCGACGATCAAATCAGACCGATGGATTACGGCCTTAACTTTGCAGCCGGATTAAAAATGCCATGTGGTGTCAAGCTTGGACTAAACTATGGCCTGGGCTTAAACAACCTGGCAACAGGCTTAAGTTCCAAAAACCGTGTTGGTAGTTTAGTGGTTGGTTATCAGTTTAAATAG
- a CDS encoding polysaccharide lyase 6 family protein — protein sequence MIRLFNILVVFILFSANNLLASDIIVNSVAGLQSAIDKAAPGTVIKLADGVYKTSEDITISAKGTSGLPITIMALHRGKSEITGTGGFSLKKPAAYIIISGFRFTHLASKAKTGPGTSYCRFTQNIFETPGDGEDLTVAGSDQEIDHNTFQNKNAMGRFIAIRGEGKQIAERLHIHHNYFNNAISQGGKNGAEAFQFGLSGFSLSSSNSVVEYNLFEHCAGENELISVKASAVTLRYNTIRNCPAQFTLRHGNKSLVYGNYFFNTPGLRIFGDDHLIFSNYFEGCSDAIVIGNGDGEVADGAQLTAHDRPDRIVIAFNTLINNKSNIIQTSRQNGMGASYVTISNNIIQGGGSAAALSGPYTNFTWQGNIIYKVKDAGNMPVEGFQMIDPQLSKSADGLYRPQSGSPVIDRAAGSYAALKYDMDGQLRTAPFDIGADEVNEGAKKLAAPLNPADVGADPVK from the coding sequence ATGATCAGATTATTTAATATTCTTGTTGTTTTTATCCTGTTTTCGGCCAATAACCTCCTGGCTTCCGATATTATCGTTAACTCTGTCGCCGGGCTTCAATCGGCTATTGATAAGGCTGCACCAGGCACCGTAATTAAACTGGCCGATGGGGTGTACAAAACATCAGAGGATATTACAATCAGCGCAAAAGGTACATCGGGGCTGCCCATTACTATTATGGCACTTCATCGGGGCAAGTCGGAAATTACCGGTACCGGAGGCTTTAGTTTAAAAAAGCCAGCTGCATATATTATTATCAGCGGGTTTAGGTTTACGCATTTGGCATCAAAAGCAAAAACAGGGCCTGGTACCAGTTATTGTCGTTTCACGCAGAATATTTTCGAGACACCCGGTGATGGCGAGGATTTAACAGTTGCCGGGAGTGATCAGGAAATCGATCATAATACGTTTCAAAATAAGAATGCCATGGGCCGTTTTATAGCTATACGCGGCGAAGGAAAGCAAATTGCCGAGCGCCTTCATATTCACCATAATTATTTTAACAATGCTATCAGTCAAGGCGGGAAAAATGGTGCCGAGGCCTTCCAGTTTGGGTTAAGCGGCTTCAGTTTGTCCAGCAGTAACAGCGTGGTAGAATACAACCTGTTTGAGCACTGCGCGGGCGAGAATGAACTGATATCGGTGAAAGCATCTGCAGTAACCCTGCGTTATAATACCATCAGGAATTGTCCCGCGCAATTTACTTTGAGGCATGGTAACAAAAGCCTGGTTTATGGAAATTATTTCTTTAATACGCCCGGCCTGCGCATATTTGGAGACGATCATCTGATATTCAGCAATTACTTTGAAGGTTGCAGCGATGCCATTGTGATAGGTAACGGCGATGGCGAAGTTGCTGACGGCGCTCAATTGACCGCACATGATCGCCCGGACCGTATAGTAATTGCTTTTAATACCCTTATCAATAATAAATCAAATATTATCCAAACCAGCCGGCAAAATGGCATGGGTGCTTCTTATGTTACAATAAGTAATAATATCATTCAGGGAGGTGGGTCAGCCGCTGCATTATCGGGGCCTTATACCAACTTCACCTGGCAGGGGAATATCATTTATAAGGTAAAGGATGCAGGGAACATGCCGGTTGAAGGTTTTCAGATGATAGATCCGCAATTGAGTAAGTCGGCCGATGGCTTATATAGGCCACAGAGCGGCAGCCCGGTAATTGACCGGGCTGCCGGCTCTTATGCGGCCCTAAAATATGATATGGATGGACAGTTACGAACAGCACCTTTTGACATTGGCGCCGATGAAGTGAACGAGGGAGCTAAAAAATTAGCGGCACCCTTAAATCCAGCCGATGTTGGAGCTGATCCGGTGAAGTAA